A region from the Halobacillus mangrovi genome encodes:
- a CDS encoding EAL and HDOD domain-containing protein → MEVFVARQPILKADEEVYAYELLYRSSMDNWFTPMDPNQATSEVLMNSFLTIGLRRLSQNKPCFINFTEDLLLEKVPEYFDPKQLVVEILEHVSYSMDLVQVCQELKSQGFLIALDDVVRIDEPSILELIQYIDILKVDIKAVQELDRIRIIEMAKRFDVTLLAEKVETREEHQVCLEEGFELFQGYYYSKPVVISGVDIPFLATTYIQIIQELSVGPDHINIDKVADILEQDVALTYKLLRLINSSMYERTVPIKSIKQAVMLLGTDTLKKWLYVLSVKQSSSFTSRSTQLVLKTSLLRAKMCEQLAIRLSVKRKAEGFFLTGFMSLIDVITQRPIKEVIENLPLDPNIRLALEGKQNLYNKILNTVIAMEKADFELLEDHLDGLELRFEEIFEIYGQAIAWTDQLYEENFSDLVRE, encoded by the coding sequence ATGGAAGTTTTCGTTGCCAGGCAGCCTATTCTGAAAGCCGATGAAGAGGTTTATGCCTATGAGTTATTGTATCGAAGCAGCATGGATAACTGGTTTACCCCGATGGATCCAAACCAGGCCACCTCTGAGGTGCTGATGAATAGTTTTCTTACGATTGGTTTAAGACGCCTTTCTCAAAACAAGCCTTGCTTTATTAACTTTACAGAGGATTTGCTGCTAGAGAAGGTTCCAGAGTACTTCGATCCTAAGCAGCTGGTGGTTGAAATTCTGGAGCATGTATCCTACAGCATGGATTTGGTCCAGGTGTGTCAGGAATTAAAAAGCCAGGGATTTCTCATTGCTTTAGATGATGTAGTCCGAATCGACGAGCCCTCAATTCTTGAGCTGATTCAGTATATCGATATATTGAAAGTAGACATTAAAGCGGTACAGGAGCTTGACCGGATAAGGATCATAGAGATGGCCAAGCGTTTTGATGTTACGTTGTTAGCTGAAAAAGTAGAAACGAGAGAAGAGCATCAAGTTTGTTTAGAGGAAGGGTTCGAGCTTTTTCAAGGGTATTATTATAGTAAACCAGTTGTCATTTCGGGGGTGGATATTCCTTTTCTGGCTACTACTTATATTCAAATTATTCAAGAACTCTCTGTTGGACCTGATCATATTAATATCGATAAAGTAGCTGACATATTAGAACAGGATGTTGCACTAACATACAAATTATTACGCTTGATCAATTCATCGATGTATGAAAGGACTGTCCCGATAAAATCGATTAAGCAAGCCGTAATGCTCTTAGGGACAGATACATTGAAAAAATGGCTGTACGTCCTCTCTGTTAAACAGTCGAGCTCATTCACCTCTAGATCTACTCAGCTTGTGCTGAAGACGAGCTTGCTTCGTGCTAAAATGTGCGAACAGCTTGCGATAAGATTAAGTGTGAAACGTAAAGCAGAAGGCTTCTTCCTGACTGGGTTCATGTCCTTAATCGATGTCATAACACAGCGTCCTATAAAAGAAGTCATTGAAAATTTGCCATTAGATCCTAATATAAGGCTTGCTTTAGAGGGAAAACAGAACCTTTATAATAAAATCTTGAATACCGTAATAGCTATGGAAAAAGCCGATTTTGAATTATTAGAAGACCACTTAGACGGGCTTGAACTTCGTTTTGAAGAGATTTTTGAGATTTACGGGCAGGCGATAGCGTGGACGGATCAATTATATGAAGAGAATTTTTCTGACCTTGTCCGCGAATAG
- a CDS encoding NAD(P)/FAD-dependent oxidoreductase, with product MEHYEVTIVGAGLSGITAARRLHKQGRTNFILVDKGKSVGGRLATRRVADGKVDHGAQFFTVRTDELGEEVQNWLKEGWIKHWFGDPYPRYTAIDGMNSLAKHLAEGIRASLHTKITQIVKYPDGYRVYDDKMNVWKSDKILLTMPVPQVMELLKASDVEVVDLEMNKLRSILFEPAYVGIYHFRSPTGLPEDGHLDKNLPKDVERVVDHQKKGISKDTLVSVYMNGDWSRRYYGEDYVRTLIREKVDRYFDWKDLESEQLKRWRYAQAKKVLKESYLDLAGDGTLVVAGDAFLRENDEAGRTRFESAFLSGKDAAAYLSW from the coding sequence ATGGAGCACTATGAAGTGACAATTGTAGGTGCAGGTCTGTCTGGAATCACTGCAGCAAGACGTTTGCATAAACAAGGAAGAACAAATTTTATATTAGTTGATAAAGGAAAAAGTGTAGGTGGACGTTTAGCCACAAGAAGAGTGGCGGATGGTAAAGTTGATCATGGCGCTCAATTTTTCACCGTAAGGACTGATGAATTGGGTGAAGAAGTACAGAACTGGTTGAAAGAGGGGTGGATTAAGCATTGGTTTGGAGATCCTTATCCTCGCTATACAGCTATTGATGGGATGAACAGTTTGGCTAAGCACTTAGCTGAAGGAATTCGTGCATCATTACATACCAAAATCACTCAAATCGTCAAATATCCTGACGGCTACCGTGTGTATGATGACAAAATGAACGTATGGAAATCAGACAAAATTTTATTAACGATGCCGGTTCCTCAAGTTATGGAGCTGTTAAAGGCGAGCGATGTCGAAGTGGTTGACTTAGAGATGAATAAGCTGAGGAGTATTTTGTTTGAGCCTGCCTATGTAGGGATTTATCACTTCCGCTCACCTACGGGCCTGCCTGAAGATGGTCACTTGGATAAAAACCTTCCAAAGGACGTAGAACGGGTAGTGGATCATCAGAAAAAAGGCATCTCTAAAGACACGCTTGTAAGTGTTTATATGAACGGGGATTGGTCAAGGAGATATTATGGTGAAGATTATGTCCGGACATTGATTAGAGAAAAAGTAGATCGCTACTTTGATTGGAAGGATTTGGAGTCTGAACAACTGAAGCGCTGGAGGTATGCACAGGCCAAAAAAGTCCTTAAAGAATCCTATTTGGATTTGGCTGGCGATGGAACCTTAGTGGTGGCAGGTGATGCTTTCTTGCGTGAAAATGACGAAGCAGGTCGTACAAGGTTTGAAAGTGCATTTCTCTCAGGTAAAGATGCGGCAGCTTATTTGAGCTGGTAG
- a CDS encoding FAD-dependent oxidoreductase, whose amino-acid sequence MDHKQEWTRPEPMWREDTDLPTFDSLEENTSADVAIVGGGITGITTAYLLAKAGKQVILLEADRILNGTTGHTTAKVTAQHGLIYHELIKHFGVETASLYYQAQMNAFGFMEETVNKYNIQCDWTKEDACIFSTTEKGAQKVTNEYEAYQKLEIPGDLTDSLPFDMETTSSLVMKDQARFHPLKYLSALVDRFTELGGQIFEETKATDLKEGDQLEIETGNGSKVTCQYAISCSHFPFYDGKGFYFSRMYAERSYLMAIEPEREIPQGMYVSIDEPKRTIRTAEYNGKPILLVGGENHKTGDGIDTSFHYRAIEEFAAQTFGIKEKLFQWSAQDLTTLDKVPYIGPITRKNDRVLIATGFRKWGMTNGTLAAQLLSDYVLKEESLFHELFKPSRFKADPSMKQFLSQNFDVAVHLVEGKLELVADRPERLKKGEGKVVQWRGERAGAFKDDHGELHLLDTTCTHMGCEVDWNSAERTWDCPCHGSRFSYDGKVVEGPADQPLMRISLDEPTPRSYLDIKKSNEEQQDQP is encoded by the coding sequence ATGGACCATAAACAAGAATGGACCCGCCCTGAACCTATGTGGCGTGAAGATACAGACTTACCAACATTCGATTCACTTGAAGAAAATACGTCCGCAGATGTCGCCATCGTTGGGGGCGGAATTACTGGTATTACGACAGCCTATTTGTTAGCGAAAGCCGGCAAGCAGGTGATCCTACTGGAAGCTGATCGTATTCTTAACGGAACGACCGGTCATACGACGGCTAAAGTCACCGCTCAGCATGGACTGATTTATCATGAGCTAATTAAACACTTTGGTGTAGAAACAGCCTCTCTTTATTACCAGGCCCAAATGAACGCTTTTGGATTTATGGAAGAAACGGTGAATAAATACAACATTCAGTGTGATTGGACAAAAGAAGATGCCTGTATTTTCTCGACAACAGAGAAAGGGGCACAAAAAGTCACAAACGAATATGAGGCCTATCAAAAGCTTGAGATCCCTGGAGATTTAACAGATTCGCTGCCTTTTGATATGGAAACGACGAGCTCGCTTGTGATGAAGGATCAGGCCAGGTTCCACCCGCTCAAATATTTATCTGCTTTAGTTGACAGATTCACTGAACTAGGCGGTCAGATTTTCGAGGAAACAAAAGCAACGGATTTAAAAGAAGGAGATCAGCTTGAGATTGAGACTGGTAATGGCTCGAAAGTGACCTGCCAATATGCGATTTCATGCAGCCATTTCCCCTTCTATGATGGCAAAGGATTCTATTTCAGCCGAATGTATGCCGAACGTTCTTACTTAATGGCCATTGAACCAGAACGTGAGATCCCTCAAGGCATGTATGTATCCATAGATGAACCGAAACGTACGATTCGCACTGCTGAATACAATGGCAAGCCTATACTCTTAGTTGGAGGGGAAAACCACAAAACAGGGGATGGAATCGATACATCTTTTCACTATCGAGCGATCGAAGAATTTGCAGCTCAGACCTTCGGCATTAAGGAGAAATTGTTCCAATGGTCTGCTCAAGATTTAACCACTTTAGATAAGGTTCCTTATATCGGACCGATCACAAGAAAAAATGACCGTGTTTTGATTGCAACCGGGTTTAGAAAATGGGGGATGACAAACGGTACACTGGCCGCTCAATTATTGAGCGATTACGTACTCAAAGAAGAGTCCCTGTTTCATGAACTATTCAAGCCTTCCAGATTCAAAGCCGACCCGAGCATGAAACAATTCCTGTCCCAAAACTTTGACGTAGCCGTTCACTTGGTTGAAGGAAAGCTAGAATTAGTTGCTGACCGACCTGAGCGTCTGAAGAAAGGTGAAGGGAAAGTCGTCCAATGGAGAGGCGAACGGGCAGGTGCGTTCAAAGACGATCATGGAGAGCTGCACCTGCTTGATACAACTTGTACGCATATGGGCTGTGAAGTCGATTGGAATAGTGCAGAGCGCACGTGGGATTGCCCATGTCACGGATCACGTTTCTCCTATGATGGGAAAGTCGTGGAAGGTCCGGCTGATCAACCACTTATGAGAATATCACTGGATGAGCCTACTCCACGTTCCTACTTGGACATAAAGAAAAGCAATGAAGAACAACAGGATCAACCTTAA
- a CDS encoding NAD(P)/FAD-dependent oxidoreductase, whose translation MEQRYDVIIIGARVAGSSLAIQLGEMGKRVLLLDKASFPSDTLSTHHMSHLEYLKKLGVLKEVEATGFRKINRMRTYIGSSFVEGPRASYTIIPKRDHLDHILLSRANDLPTVSLRENHSVRDLIWEEKQVKGVVVEDPDGRMHSISCDLVVGADGKHSNIAHWVKAEEYKQQNPLRPVLYGYYEGVKPLQEPATEIFLHEGRIGFLFPMEEGRDCLGLEIHPEEFKPMMKSPKESFEKMYRSLYGMDIRLEGAVLQGKIIGTPGMPNFFRKAYGDGWALIGDAGHSKDPSTGLGINDAFMQSFLLAEAIQLMDQGKSRGEAMEAFQQERDRRLMPGHDLTLNYVQSLRKWTTNEMALFQAMAANPMVWNKLVPNLADQLKRESRDVPLLHQSIQLEAQIFGFIPKS comes from the coding sequence ATGGAGCAAAGGTATGATGTGATCATCATAGGAGCAAGAGTTGCAGGTTCGAGCCTGGCAATACAATTGGGGGAGATGGGGAAGAGGGTGCTGCTTTTGGATAAAGCCTCTTTTCCAAGTGACACTTTATCAACTCATCATATGTCTCATCTGGAATATTTAAAAAAACTTGGGGTGCTTAAGGAAGTTGAGGCTACTGGCTTTCGTAAAATAAACCGGATGCGGACTTATATCGGAAGCAGTTTTGTAGAAGGTCCCCGTGCTTCTTATACGATTATTCCAAAGCGTGATCACCTGGATCACATTCTTTTAAGTAGAGCGAATGATCTTCCTACAGTTTCTCTTAGAGAAAACCATTCTGTCCGTGATTTGATATGGGAAGAAAAACAGGTCAAGGGAGTGGTTGTAGAAGACCCTGATGGTCGAATGCATTCCATTTCCTGTGACTTAGTTGTCGGGGCAGACGGGAAGCATTCCAATATCGCTCATTGGGTTAAAGCTGAAGAATATAAACAGCAGAATCCTCTGCGTCCGGTTCTTTACGGCTATTATGAAGGGGTAAAACCATTACAGGAGCCTGCGACAGAAATTTTTCTACATGAAGGCCGGATCGGTTTTCTTTTTCCAATGGAAGAAGGCAGGGATTGTTTAGGGCTTGAAATTCATCCAGAAGAGTTCAAACCGATGATGAAATCGCCGAAAGAAAGCTTCGAAAAAATGTATCGGTCGCTTTATGGAATGGATATTAGGCTTGAAGGGGCTGTCTTGCAAGGCAAGATCATTGGAACTCCAGGCATGCCTAATTTTTTCAGAAAAGCATATGGAGACGGGTGGGCGTTGATCGGAGATGCCGGGCATAGCAAGGATCCAAGTACAGGGCTTGGTATCAATGATGCATTCATGCAGTCCTTCCTGTTAGCGGAGGCGATCCAGTTGATGGATCAAGGTAAAAGCCGTGGGGAGGCCATGGAAGCTTTTCAACAAGAACGGGATCGGCGCCTAATGCCGGGGCATGATTTAACTCTTAATTATGTTCAATCTCTTAGAAAATGGACAACGAATGAAATGGCGCTGTTCCAGGCAATGGCCGCCAATCCTATGGTTTGGAATAAGCTTGTCCCTAATCTAGCTGACCAATTGAAGAGGGAATCACGGGATGTTCCTTTACTGCATCAATCAATTCAACTGGAAGCACAAATTTTTGGTTTCATTCCAAAATCTTGA
- a CDS encoding DUF2188 domain-containing protein, with amino-acid sequence MKEYSVVPNKDVTGWFVKIEDVSPTDLYDERNTAIEKAEEIAKENKPSKLLILDQNHEIEEERNF; translated from the coding sequence ATGAAGGAATATAGTGTAGTACCTAACAAAGATGTAACAGGATGGTTTGTAAAGATTGAGGATGTTTCTCCTACAGACCTTTATGATGAAAGAAATACAGCGATCGAAAAAGCTGAAGAGATCGCTAAGGAAAATAAACCGAGTAAGCTCCTAATTCTTGATCAAAATCATGAAATTGAAGAAGAAAGAAACTTTTAA
- a CDS encoding TetR/AcrR family transcriptional regulator, translating to MDQKSIHIIEQSIKLFAKKGFSSTSVQEIANECGMSKGAFYLHFKSKDALLLEIFNYYYERIQKKIDDIQSLDLGARTKFIRQMQITFEEIAEHREFIIMQIREQAIPFNENIDEFLKKTRFNSYLFYKRHLLAVYGKEVEEFLWEISLLLQGIFKGFMDLVIIENAKLDFKALSEAMLRRADYIVEGFKASGDHPVITESVMDQVIPKDYYQYELDEIIQRLIELQGQSSGEIKDTISVLLDELQKNDPRPAIVKGMLSNLDEVKSYQGLAGQIRTYFKL from the coding sequence ATGGACCAAAAGTCGATTCACATCATAGAGCAGTCAATCAAATTATTTGCTAAGAAGGGGTTTAGCTCTACATCTGTACAAGAAATAGCAAACGAGTGCGGGATGTCTAAAGGAGCGTTTTATCTCCATTTCAAATCAAAAGATGCCCTCCTTCTAGAGATTTTTAACTACTACTATGAAAGAATTCAAAAGAAAATTGATGATATCCAGTCTCTTGACCTAGGTGCCAGAACTAAGTTTATTAGACAAATGCAAATCACCTTTGAAGAGATTGCAGAGCATCGTGAATTTATCATTATGCAAATTAGGGAGCAGGCTATACCTTTCAATGAAAATATTGATGAATTTTTAAAGAAGACCCGCTTTAATTCCTATCTTTTTTATAAGCGACATCTTTTAGCCGTTTATGGGAAAGAAGTGGAAGAGTTTTTATGGGAAATTAGCTTGCTGCTACAAGGAATATTCAAAGGTTTTATGGACCTCGTCATCATCGAGAATGCGAAGCTTGATTTTAAGGCACTGTCCGAAGCTATGTTGAGAAGAGCGGATTATATTGTTGAAGGATTTAAGGCGAGTGGTGACCACCCGGTCATAACAGAATCAGTTATGGACCAGGTCATCCCAAAGGATTATTATCAATACGAATTGGATGAAATTATTCAAAGGTTAATCGAACTCCAAGGCCAATCCAGCGGGGAAATTAAGGATACTATTTCAGTTTTGCTTGACGAACTGCAAAAAAACGATCCTCGTCCTGCTATTGTTAAAGGTATGCTTTCTAATTTAGATGAGGTGAAAAGCTACCAGGGACTTGCCGGTCAAATCAGAACATATTTCAAGCTTTAA
- a CDS encoding MarR family winged helix-turn-helix transcriptional regulator translates to MSLTFYHIQQLSRELGQYLNQAFAGEDISLSHWSVIFQLHYHGAMTQTELKNRLNIEAPPLSRTLRKLEDLGYIEKHSSTDKRTNDIHLSEKGQIRYPVWEKAIKEAEDRLRSGLGKERERSLDLHVKELTGLIRKEKEGK, encoded by the coding sequence ATGTCATTAACTTTTTATCATATCCAGCAGCTATCCAGAGAGTTAGGTCAGTATTTGAATCAGGCTTTCGCAGGGGAAGATATTTCTTTATCACACTGGTCTGTGATCTTTCAATTGCATTATCACGGGGCAATGACTCAAACAGAACTGAAAAATCGCTTGAATATAGAGGCGCCACCGTTATCACGAACGTTGAGAAAGTTAGAAGACCTTGGTTATATCGAAAAACATTCCAGTACAGATAAACGTACAAACGATATTCATCTTTCTGAGAAGGGGCAGATCCGTTACCCAGTCTGGGAAAAAGCGATTAAGGAGGCAGAAGATCGCTTGCGCTCCGGTTTAGGAAAAGAAAGAGAGCGCAGCCTGGATCTTCATGTAAAAGAATTGACTGGGCTTATTCGAAAAGAAAAGGAGGGAAAATAA
- the rarD gene encoding EamA family transporter RarD gives MVNESKLGVVYTAGAYILWGFLPIYWKLVQQIPAFEILAHRIVWSFVFMGIVVLIAKKQRSLVEECRSILQNKKRTLGITLASITISINWVTYIWAVNTDHVVEASLGYYINPLVSILLGMIVLKETFSRAQWVAFLLAGSGVFYMTAHFGSVPWIALLLAFSFGSYGLLKKLVPLNAMFGLTIETLIVTPVALIYLLSQQAGQWGQVNWLSLTTVLVFGAGIVTAIPLLLFSAGAKRIPLSMVGFLQYFAPTIMLFIGVFLYHEPFTNVHAISFTLIWAGLAVYTVTRMKRLKKYEAKAS, from the coding sequence ATGGTTAATGAATCGAAACTAGGCGTTGTTTATACAGCAGGCGCCTATATTTTATGGGGGTTTTTACCAATATACTGGAAACTGGTTCAACAAATTCCAGCCTTTGAAATACTAGCCCACCGGATTGTCTGGTCTTTTGTTTTCATGGGTATTGTTGTGTTAATTGCAAAGAAACAGCGCTCATTAGTAGAAGAATGTCGTTCCATACTTCAGAATAAAAAACGCACCCTGGGCATCACGCTGGCTTCGATCACAATCAGCATCAACTGGGTTACTTACATATGGGCCGTCAACACCGATCATGTAGTCGAAGCAAGCTTGGGATACTACATCAATCCACTTGTCAGTATTCTCTTAGGAATGATTGTTTTAAAAGAAACATTCTCTAGAGCTCAATGGGTCGCCTTTCTTCTAGCCGGATCAGGTGTTTTCTATATGACTGCTCACTTTGGCTCTGTTCCTTGGATCGCATTGCTATTAGCTTTCAGTTTCGGCTCTTATGGTCTCTTGAAAAAGCTCGTACCATTGAATGCTATGTTCGGATTGACCATCGAAACGTTGATTGTTACCCCTGTTGCTCTAATCTATTTACTTTCCCAACAAGCAGGTCAATGGGGCCAAGTGAATTGGCTGTCGCTTACAACTGTGCTCGTTTTTGGAGCAGGTATCGTTACAGCTATTCCCCTGTTGCTATTCTCGGCTGGAGCCAAAAGAATTCCTTTATCCATGGTTGGTTTTCTTCAATATTTTGCGCCGACTATTATGCTGTTTATCGGAGTCTTTTTGTATCATGAACCCTTCACAAACGTCCATGCTATCTCTTTCACCTTAATCTGGGCAGGGCTAGCTGTATACACCGTTACGCGTATGAAGCGACTTAAAAAATATGAAGCCAAAGCGAGCTGA
- a CDS encoding efflux RND transporter permease subunit: MKGIINFSMNNKFAIWLMTIIITIAGLYSGLNMKLETIPDIEPPIITVTTVYPGATPEEVADQISEPLEQQVSNLSGVKTVSSTSYQNASSLQLEYSFDKSLDEAEDELQEVVNKAELPDEAQEPSVSRLNFNAFPVVSLSAVNGDQSLEQLTTTVEEDIVPALEGLEGVAEVQVSGQQLQEVRIDMKEDALADRGMDAETVTNLIRGADVSFPLGLYNFDGTQKSVVLNGDLTSVEELRDLEIPAIPSQSGQGQTGESQSQGAPSQSQGTPSQGQTGQGQPSGQQSSQAQATMAEIPTVQLKEIADIEVVGEAESISRTNGQDSITLQVVKSQEANTVDVVNTVKEETASFEGDLDGVEFIYSFDQGEPIEESVSTMLNKALFGGLFAVIVILLFLRNFKTTIISIISIPLSLLIAILFLKQMDITLNIMTLGAMTVAIGRVVDDSIVVVENIYRRMSLPGEKLAGKDLIRSATREMFMPILSSTLVTIAVFLPLGLVEGTVGQIFLPFALTVVFALLASLLVAITIVPMLSDTLLKKSKIKQVKHEEGGGRAARMYRSILTSTLNHKIISTMIAVAVLVGSIALVPLVGTSFLPEQEQKMVMATYNPEPGQTLEDVEDIAIDAQEYFEGRDGANTIQYSVGGENPMSPGASNQAVFYVEYVDDTENFSEESQRVIDQLNEKTEKGEWVSQDFSGTGSSNGLELRVYGDDTEQIKPVVADVEELLAEQENLRNIDSSLSESYEEYTLVADHEKLSQLGLTAGQLGMELNQNRERPVITTVEQDGEEVNVYLEVQDEKYSDIEDLTDREIQSPTGQSVPISDVVEVEEGTTADTITRRDDRVYASVSAEITVDDVGTVSANVNEKVQDMETPDGVEITQGGVAEDINESFTQLGLAMLAAIAIVYLILVIFFGGGLAPLAILFSLPFTIIGAVLGLLISGETLSISAMIGALMLIGIVVTNAIVLIDRVIHKEKEGFSTREALIDAGMTRLRPILMTALATIGALLPLALGFEGGSIISKGLGVTVIGGLTSSTLLTLLIVPLAYEVFSKIRRTKKVNEA; encoded by the coding sequence ATGAAAGGCATCATCAACTTTTCGATGAACAATAAATTCGCTATTTGGCTAATGACTATCATCATCACGATAGCGGGTTTATATTCAGGTTTAAATATGAAATTGGAAACGATACCTGATATTGAACCACCGATTATTACGGTTACTACCGTTTATCCTGGTGCTACACCTGAAGAGGTAGCGGACCAAATTTCTGAACCATTGGAACAACAGGTCAGTAATTTGAGTGGAGTGAAAACTGTCAGCTCCACATCTTATCAAAATGCTTCTTCTCTTCAGCTTGAATATAGCTTTGATAAAAGTTTAGACGAAGCAGAGGACGAATTGCAAGAGGTTGTAAATAAAGCAGAACTTCCTGACGAAGCTCAAGAGCCGTCAGTCTCTCGTTTGAACTTTAACGCTTTTCCTGTAGTGAGCTTAAGCGCTGTGAATGGAGATCAATCACTGGAGCAATTAACGACTACAGTTGAAGAAGACATCGTTCCCGCTCTTGAAGGACTTGAGGGTGTGGCAGAAGTCCAAGTATCCGGTCAGCAATTGCAGGAAGTACGCATTGATATGAAAGAAGATGCTTTAGCTGATCGAGGCATGGATGCTGAAACGGTTACGAATTTAATAAGAGGCGCTGATGTGTCCTTCCCGTTAGGGTTATATAATTTTGATGGTACACAGAAATCAGTAGTTTTGAATGGTGATCTAACTAGTGTTGAAGAACTGCGAGACTTAGAGATTCCGGCGATTCCGAGTCAATCTGGTCAAGGTCAAACCGGCGAGTCTCAAAGCCAGGGTGCGCCATCACAGAGCCAGGGAACACCTTCGCAAGGGCAGACCGGTCAAGGCCAACCGTCTGGTCAGCAAAGCTCCCAAGCACAAGCGACAATGGCAGAAATTCCTACGGTTCAATTAAAGGAAATTGCCGATATTGAAGTTGTGGGGGAAGCAGAATCAATTTCCCGAACAAATGGGCAAGATTCGATCACTTTGCAGGTGGTTAAATCGCAAGAAGCGAATACGGTAGATGTTGTGAATACTGTGAAAGAAGAAACAGCGAGTTTTGAAGGAGATTTGGACGGAGTTGAGTTCATTTATTCCTTTGATCAAGGGGAACCCATTGAAGAGTCTGTAAGCACAATGCTTAATAAAGCTCTATTTGGCGGTTTGTTTGCTGTTATTGTGATTCTTTTATTCTTGCGTAACTTCAAAACCACCATCATTTCAATTATTTCGATTCCATTGTCCTTGCTGATTGCGATTTTATTCTTGAAACAGATGGATATTACGTTGAACATTATGACATTAGGAGCGATGACGGTTGCCATAGGAAGGGTCGTCGATGATTCCATTGTTGTGGTGGAGAATATTTACCGGAGGATGTCCTTACCTGGTGAAAAATTAGCTGGTAAAGACTTAATAAGATCAGCAACTCGTGAAATGTTCATGCCGATTTTATCCTCTACACTTGTCACGATCGCCGTCTTTCTTCCGTTAGGGTTGGTTGAGGGGACAGTTGGTCAAATCTTCCTTCCATTCGCTTTAACGGTTGTCTTTGCATTGCTTGCATCGTTATTAGTAGCTATCACCATTGTACCGATGCTTTCAGATACCCTTCTGAAAAAATCAAAAATCAAGCAGGTGAAGCATGAAGAGGGTGGAGGACGTGCAGCAAGAATGTATCGTTCTATTCTTACCAGCACATTAAACCACAAAATCATATCTACTATGATTGCAGTAGCGGTGCTAGTAGGAAGTATTGCATTGGTTCCGTTAGTAGGAACGAGTTTCTTACCTGAACAAGAACAAAAAATGGTAATGGCCACCTACAATCCAGAGCCAGGGCAAACGCTTGAGGATGTAGAAGACATTGCTATAGATGCTCAAGAATATTTTGAAGGGCGAGATGGGGCAAATACGATTCAGTATTCTGTCGGTGGAGAAAACCCGATGAGCCCTGGCGCATCTAACCAGGCTGTCTTCTATGTTGAGTATGTTGACGATACAGAGAATTTCTCTGAAGAATCCCAGCGAGTCATCGATCAATTAAATGAGAAGACAGAAAAAGGAGAATGGGTAAGCCAGGACTTCTCTGGTACCGGCTCAAGCAACGGTCTTGAATTAAGGGTTTACGGTGATGATACGGAACAGATTAAGCCGGTCGTAGCAGATGTCGAAGAGCTTTTAGCTGAACAAGAAAACTTACGCAATATTGATTCTAGTCTTTCTGAGTCTTATGAAGAATACACGTTAGTTGCTGATCACGAGAAATTGAGCCAGTTAGGTTTGACTGCTGGACAGTTAGGCATGGAGCTGAATCAGAATAGAGAACGTCCAGTAATAACGACCGTTGAACAAGACGGAGAGGAAGTCAATGTTTACCTTGAAGTGCAGGATGAAAAGTATAGTGATATCGAGGACTTGACTGATCGTGAAATACAGAGCCCTACTGGCCAATCTGTTCCTATCAGTGACGTGGTAGAAGTGGAAGAGGGGACAACAGCTGACACCATTACTCGCCGGGACGACCGTGTTTATGCGAGTGTGAGTGCAGAAATCACTGTTGATGATGTCGGAACTGTATCGGCGAATGTGAATGAAAAGGTTCAGGATATGGAAACTCCTGATGGCGTTGAAATTACTCAAGGCGGTGTAGCCGAAGATATCAATGAATCTTTCACTCAGCTTGGATTGGCGATGCTGGCTGCCATTGCGATTGTGTACTTGATTCTGGTCATTTTCTTTGGCGGAGGTTTGGCGCCGCTTGCAATCTTATTCTCCTTGCCGTTTACAATTATCGGTGCGGTATTAGGTCTATTGATTAGTGGAGAAACCCTAAGCATCTCTGCCATGATAGGAGCACTCATGCTGATTGGGATCGTTGTAACAAACGCAATCGTTCTGATCGACCGTGTTATTCACAAAGAAAAAGAAGGATTTTCGACAAGAGAAGCCCTTATCGATGCTGGAATGACACGTTTACGCCCGATCTTAATGACAGCTCTGGCGACCATTGGAGCGCTTCTGCCGCTTGCCTTAGGCTTCGAAGGGGGTTCAATTATCAGTAAAGGCCTTGGTGTGACTGTCATTGGAGGCTTGACGAGCTCAACGCTTCTGACCTTGCTGATTGTACCTCTAGCCTATGAAGTGTTTAGTAAAATTCGTCGAACGAAAAAAGTCAACGAAGCTTAA